From Toxorhynchites rutilus septentrionalis strain SRP chromosome 2, ASM2978413v1, whole genome shotgun sequence, a single genomic window includes:
- the LOC129771538 gene encoding N(4)-(Beta-N-acetylglucosaminyl)-L-asparaginase-like, whose protein sequence is MIIQRGMASPGRIAGICVFSIVMIAQVQFSRQGIPLVVNTWGFQNATLKAYHSLIFDKLSAIDALIEGCSVCEREQCDGTVGYGGSPDENGETTLDAMVMDGNTMNVGAVAAMRNIKHAIAVARHVLENTKHTLLVGSRATEFAVMMGFHRESLQTKRSREMWEEWKNNHCQPNFWTNVIPSPSMSCGPYEPISANSLDSKFWSSPTNNVDEQQKQSRVQIDRYNHDTIGMIVLDSEGRLAAGTSTNGARNKIPGRVGDSPIPGSGAYADASVGAAAATGDGDVMMRFLPSFLAVELLRQGVAPSESGKAALARIVKHYPSFQGGIVVATKDGQYGAACHGLIEFPYSVVESVDAKVVVKTVKCT, encoded by the exons ATGATAATACAACGTGGAATGGCGTCGCCTGGACGAATCGCCGGTATATGTGTATTCTCAATTGTGATGATCGCTCAAGTGCAATTTAGCAGACAGGGAATTCCACTTGTAGTCAATACATGGGGTTTCCAAAACGCTACACTCAAAG CATATCattcattgatttttgataaGCTAAGTGCAATTGATGCTTTAATCGAAGGCTGTAGCGTATGTGAACGAGAGCAGTGCGATGGCACTGTCGGATATGGCGGCAGTCCAGACGAAAATGGCGAGACCACTCTGGATGCAATGGTTATGGATGGCAATACGATGAACGTTGGTGCCGTTGCCGCGATGAGGAACATAAAACATGCAATTGCGGTGGCTCGGCACGTTCTCGAAAACACAAAGCATACGCTGTTGGTTGGAAGTCGAGCCACGGAGTTTGCAGTAATGATGGGATTCCATCGAGAGTCACTCCAAACGAAACGCTCTCGAGAGATGTGGGAAGAGTGGAAGAACAATCACTGTCAGCCGAATTTCTGGACT AACGTTATTCCATCACCGTCGATGTCCTGTGGACCCTATGAGCCAATTTCAGCAAATTCGTTAGATTCGAAGTTCTGGTCCTCACCGACAAACAATGTTGACGAACAGCAGAAACAAAGCAGGGTTCAGATCGATCGCTACAATCATGACACCATCGGTATGATAGTGTTGGATTCCGAAGGGCGCCTCGCTGCTGGTACCTCAACCAACGGAGCGCGCAACAAAATTCCTGGTCGCGTAGGTGATTCTCCCATTCCGGGATCAGGAGCTTACGCGGACGCATCGGTTGGTGCTGCAGCTGCTACTGGCGACGGCGACGTTATGATGCGCTTTTTACCTTCATTTCTGGCAGTCGAACTACTGAGACAGGGCGTTGCCCCGTCTGAATCAGGGAAAGCAGCGCTGGCGCGCATCGTTAAGCACTACCCCAGTTTCCAGGGTGGAATAGTGGTTGCCACGAAGGATGGACAGTATGGTGCCGCTTGCCATGGACTTATAGAATTTCCATATTCGGTGGTGGAGTCTGTCGATGCGAAAGttgtggtgaaaacagtgaaatGCACATAA